atctatctatctatctgtctgtctatctatctatctatctatctatctatctatctatctatctatctatctatctatctatctatctatctatctatctgtctatctgtctatctatctaatgaTCTAACGTTTTGTCTCCTTGCTTCTACAGGTCAGTGCAGGAAaggtaattaattaattaattgctAAGTGATTAGCACAATATTCCAATAATTAATAGTTAATAGTGATCAGTCATTAATAACAGCCCCGCTCTTTgtccctgcagacacagaggctGATTGCAGCCATGAATGCAGGGATGATACCTGGTATGTACGGTGGAATGGGAAATGGATTAAACCCTATGATGATGGCTGGAGGCCTGAACCCGGCCATGGTGACAGGTGGAGGGTTGGGCTTCGTCGGGCAGCCTCAGTTTGCACAGGTCAGTCAATCAGGTTTTCAACTTAACttaatttgtatagcgccaaatcataacatcCATTATCTCAATACGTTAACATTaaggagaaacccaacagttcccataaTGGGCAGCACTCTGGTGaccatggagagaaaaaaccctCGTTAACTGGAAAAAACCTCTAGAAACATCTGATGACTGGTTTAAATCCCAGcttgtggagtttgcatgttctctttgtgtgtgcatttcttAATTTGCCATCCTGTAAACTGAACAGTTTGAATTCAGATTGCTGTTAAGTGAGATTTTGTCTGATATGATGAGATTCACAATTCTACTTTACCTGTCTCCCAAGTTTGTTCCACGAGTTCCTGCCTTTGCTTTACCGGCTCCTGTTCCCAACATGTACCCCGTCCCTGCAGTCAATGCGGTCAGTGGCGTCAATAACACACATCAAGTTTCATTGCTTTCAGAAAACcagacaaaaatgttttatgtgtctTTTTTAATCCTTCTTTCAGTTTCCTTTCATGGGAGTCCCTCAAATGCCACAGATGAATCCTGCTCAGCAGCCTCTCATGGTTAACACTCTACTCTGGCTTTTATCACAGGTTATATTATGATAGGTAGAAATTTAACAAATCACTGCATCTTGCTGTCTTCTGTAGGGGAGTCCTGGAGGAGCCATGCCacagcagcctcctcttcagCCTGATCCCCTCAGAAGATTCAGGgtaagaaataaataatctgcATTTACATCTGCTCTGGGCTGAAAGAAAACAGCTCAGGCTAATTGCTGTTCTCTGAATTTCCAGCGTCAGATTATGAAACAGGACGACAACATGAAGACCACTATGGATACTCAGGTATAAGATTGTATATTTCACTGAAGAACAAGGttcatttcagtgttttctcattCACCAACcctgtgctttttattttctcagattCCAGCTCCGACTGACAAAGCAACGGCAGCTCTGTGTGATGACCATGATCAACATGAGGATATTTAAGATGGCACTGGAATATAGTGTTCAAAAAAGCTTGACTTGTGATTGATTCATAAACTAACACTCATATGAATCTCTGACTGCACAATAAAGATTTCATCTTCCTAAAATCAAAACTTGTTTGTTCAATACTTCTGATTTCACACCAGCTCATTATACAACGAGAAAAGTTCATTAGTCAACTATAACCTGCAATTTACAGTTGATCTCTACTGCCACCTAAAGGCTAATGATGATAAAACAAACTGTACAATAAATCACAACTCCAATTACATGTAATACATATACATAGTATAAAATTATTAAGTATGGGTGGGTGCGCTATATGCATGAAGTAAAAATGAATATGTGATAATAAATATATCACAAATGTACAGTTATACATAATTGTGCTGTATGAAAGCTTGAGACTTTTAGGGTTAAACATAGAAAAGGTTTTCAAGGTTTCTAAGTTTGGtcagaaatacttttttatGAAACAGTCTtgttgacttaaaaaaaaaagtctggacaATCTGTTAGACAAAGGCCATTTTCATGGACAGAAATGTTCATCTGTTAGTGCAGGAAAAGCACATGTTGATGAACTCCATTAAAAGCCTCATTGTTGGTATCCTTGAATTGTTCAGACTGGCTCAcagtatttttaatgttttgaattATTCCCAATAATGATAATCATCAGAACTGTTTTATTAGTTATAGGCAGCTTTGGAAAgttaggaaataaaaataaaacaaaccaagg
This is a stretch of genomic DNA from Paralichthys olivaceus isolate ysfri-2021 chromosome 8, ASM2471397v2, whole genome shotgun sequence. It encodes these proteins:
- the scpp9 gene encoding secretory calcium-binding phosphoprotein 9 codes for the protein MNAGMIPGMYGGMGNGLNPMMMAGGLNPAMVTGGGLGFVGQPQFAQFVPRVPAFALPAPVPNMYPVPAVNAFPFMGVPQMPQMNPAQQPLMGSPGGAMPQQPPLQPDPLRRFRRQIMKQDDNMKTTMDTQIPAPTDKATAALCDDHDQHEDI